A single window of Callithrix jacchus isolate 240 chromosome 6, calJac240_pri, whole genome shotgun sequence DNA harbors:
- the LOC103793832 gene encoding uncharacterized protein LOC103793832, with protein MPTITPESPRSRGPSRSIATEHGGCASAAVSFQERQRQRQRQQQQQQRRSRERRGQKPFPASTRRSRNSGSAEGQAGAREAGLGGLGGRTGGKGGAPGPRPAAALRLVAWPATPAAPTDLRDLMVEPEAFVKGEN; from the exons ATGCCAACTATAACCCCAGAGAGCCCCAGGAGCAGAGGTCCCA GCCGCAGCATAGCAACCGAACATGGCGGCTGCGCAAGCGCCGCAGTCAGCTTCCAGgagcggcagcggcagcggcagcggcagcagcagcagcaacagcgaCGATCTCGCGAGAGGCGAGGCCAAAAACCCTTCCCCGCTAGCACAAGGAGAAGTCGCAACAGTGGGAGCGCAGAGGGACAAGCAGGTGCGAGAGAGGCCGGCCTAGGAGGATTGGGAGGGCGGACAGGAGGGAAAGGCGGAGCGCCGGGTCCCCGCCCCGCAGCCGCGTTGCGATTGGTTGCTTGGCCTGCGACCCCTGCTGCACCCACTGACCTGAGGGACCTGATGGTGGAACCAGAAGCCTTTGTTAAAGGGGAAAACTAG